Part of the Gavia stellata isolate bGavSte3 chromosome 25, bGavSte3.hap2, whole genome shotgun sequence genome is shown below.
CCTGTCCCAAGTCAGCTGTTCCTAAGAACCCTAGGGAATACTGTGTTTCTCAcatccctccccttctcctcccaaagGACAGTCACTATATGCAGCAAAAGAGGGTACTCCACTATCTTTCAATCTGATTTCCTATTATTCAGatgcttgttcttttctgtgattccttttctggttttgttccatATCATAGAATGTACTTTGCATGGCACACTGAAGGCAAATTTGCAGTAACTCCGCACAATAAGGAAATATTGATTCTCTTCTCTGTATTCGACAAAAGAGGACATTGAGGCATGGACTGGCTAACAGAATTGCCCACAGGAGTCCCTGATCTCATTCCCAGGTACAGCAAGCAAGTATCCTTTCACAGAATTAGTCCATTTAAAGGTATCAACACATGTTCATGgccttctctttattttctcttttctgcacTGCATCTCATTTAAACAAGAAGACAGCAAATCATATTTGCATTGGTCTATCAAAGTGAACCTTAGTACAACGCCTTTAGAGTTAactctttgcattttcttatttaagtGCTTGcagtcctttttctttgttgacTAGGGACCATTTTTTCATTGGAGACTGGCCACAGGAATGCAAGTTTTGGCCGATTCCCCACTTTCTGCTAGGCTTTGCGCTGGTGTTAAGTTTCCTCTGTGTTGGTAAGTTACCCAGAGGGACTGCTGCTAAAGGTTTGAAGATTTGGAATCTGTACAGATCCGGTTGGCTACTATTTTCCTTAGTGGACATTCACTGCTTTTACAAACAGAACAGTAACATTGGAGTGTCTTGTTTTGAACTTCTGTCACTCAAGTTCCTCTGGTCAGCAGAGGACAAATAGTGCAAGCTGTAGTCAGAGCTCCCTCATTACTTGCTGTGGAATCTgaaattctttatttctgtgagtAACTGCTTGGTAAGACTGTACTGAGAGACTGCAGGATCAAGTGGTCAAGATATGATTTATGCTGCTTTCAATTTCAGGTGGCTGTTGACATCCCAGAAGCAGAACATAAAATATCAACAGATTATTTGTCTTCAGGCTAGTTTCCAGTCCCTCCAGTTGTTCCTTTCTGCCATCTTGATAGTGTTTGCTACCCTTTCAGCAGTGCCATCACTTCTCATTCTGATTCTGTGGCTACACTGTAGACCTGAAATgaacaacatttaaaataacCTTTCAAGTTAACCTTTCTAGGTTATTTTTAACCCAGATTGCAGATACACAGTCCCTCACAAAataagcagtgaaacacagccATGCATGCCTGCACAGACCTTTGTTTTGGCGAGACCACCACTGTGTTTTTAACTCTCCATCTCCCTAAAGGAGCTCAGTCCTTCCTTACCACTGTGTAAATGAGTGAAAGATGATCCTCCCTTGGTATCATCAGCACCTCCTGAGAGTCCAGCACCTGAGAGAAGCTGTGTGTCAGCTCTTTGGTCCCTGCATCTAATATGCATTATGAGAATCTGTGCTCGATGGCAACCTTCTGTAGGCACTATGAGCagagagatttttcttaaaacattctCACAACTGGTGTGATGGCTTGATACGCAGCCATTAAGCAGCTTTCCATGTTCATGGAGGGTCTGCAgaagcacaggcacagaggtgGACGTAAGGAATAGGGAAACGAGAAACGCCCCACATTACGTCCCGGCACCCATATGACAGAGCAGGCCAGCGGATTATGACTTGGTCAGGATGAGGCTGAGGAAATCTCCCAGGTGTCGGACAGGGGCTGCGGGCACCGTGTCCTCCGCGGCTGCTGCCGGCCGCcgtggggagggagggacgTCGCACGGCCGGGCGCGGGACAGGGGCGCGGGGCTGGCGCCAGACCTGTGGCTCTCCTGCGGCTCGCTCGCTCCTGATCCGTGTCTGCACCGCTacgcggcggcccggcccccgccagGGCGGGAGCGAGCCCAGTGTCTCGTCAGGGCGGCAGCGGACGGCCCCCGTCAGGGCGCGGGCGGGCCCGGTGTCCCGTCAGGGCGCGGGCGGGTCGTGTCGCCCCCCGCCATGTccctcccgccgcggccccgccgccccgtaCTTAaggcggcagcggcgggcgcTGCTCCTGCTCGCGCCCTGACCGTGTATCCCCACAGAAGATGGCCCCGACGTGCTTGCGGCCCCTGCTGAGGTACCGGTCCTTCGCCATCCTCTTCCTCacgccgctgctgctgctgccgctgcccgTCGCTGTGCCGACGCGGGTAAGTGCAAGCGGGGCCCACGCGGGAATAGAGTCCGGCCCCTGCTACCCCCCAGGAGcccacccctctgccccccaggtCTGGGCCCTGCTGCCCAAGAGCCCCAGTCCCAGCCAGCCACACAGGGCACTGTCGAGGCTTGCTGGGCACCCAGCCCGCTTGCCCGCCTCGTGCAGGGCCATGCCCCAGACACCCTGTGCAGCACTGGCCGCCCGGCCCTCCCTCGCCACAGCATCCCCTTTGCCCCCTGAGCAAGCAGCGCCAGATCCCTGCCAAGGCGGTTCCGCTTCCCCACAGTGGACTGAGGCAGATCCTTCCTGCCACCTCGTCCCTGAAGCATTTCTGTGCAGCTCAATTAGCTACTCGGTCCCAGATCTCAGGAATGTGTGTTGCAGGTTTCACTCCCTGGTGAAACGGGTGCTAGGCAGCTGAACTTGCAGAGGGAGCTCTGTGCCAATCTCTATTCATCTTAAGGGTTGTGCCATTGCCAGGACCTGGGGCTCCCATGGACCCATCCCATCTTGTAAATCAGATGCAATTCTTTTTGGGCCAAAGATAAATATATGCATAATGGGCCTGCACATTTAGAATTGTGTCTTGCATTATCTAGTAATGATGGCAGTGGACTGAAAGACAGGACTTCTGGGTTCTCCAGCACACTCTGCTGCTGAGGCTCTGAGGTACTTTAAGGAGTGTTGTGGAGTGGCATTTTTCATCAGTGGTGCAGTTGGGAGCCGTGCATTGTGTGTTATGCAGGGATTGTAACAGGGTCTCACATGCAATATCCTCCAATTCACATCCATCTTACTCCAGTGACGGCAATGGCACAACGCCTTTGCTTTCAGTGAAGTTCTACCAGCATAAAATTGGAATAAACCAGTGAAGAGTTTGGTCTTCAATGCCTTGTAGCCTTCTTGGCAAAATGTGAAAGCTCAGTTTACACTATTTTAGCCTAATAGCGCTTTAGAGTCTGTTCTAATGCTAAAAACAgtctttcagtctttcttccGAGTGACCTGTATTGCtcagtgtattttaaagtaCAGGAAAATATCATgcatatttataaacaaaattgCCAGCCATTCTGGTTTACCTGTCTAAGTAATATCAGCCCTGCCTTTCAGTTGAATGCTGGTGCTTTATAGAAAGAGGAATTCCTGACTGTTAGGCATTACTTTGGTCAATACTAGGAAAGATAATTTCCctaaaaaaataagtatgtcTTCAGTTTTCCGGTATTTGTAGGAATATTGTGTCATCAGTCTAATCTGGGAAATTACAGTATTTCACAATGGGAGAGTAACATTTCCATCAGTGACTGCTTTTCCAGCTCTCAGAGAGAAGGCAGATCATTGTGTTTCCTGTCAACTGTACAGAGACATCAAAGAAACATTCTGTGACTGTTCCCTTAAATCAGAGGTAGATATAGGTATAGATACAGATACGTATTTAATTCCAGATCTTTGGTTGTTTGAATTGGCTGTGGTCGTCGGAGTTAATTTATAAGCATGGTTGTATTTTTGAACTTCATATAAATTATTTACTCTCCACTCTACAAAACACGTTTCTCTTCTGTATTGTGAATTTTAATCACTTAAGGTTGTCTCTCATACTGGCAACAGATTAACCACAGTCAGTTCTAGCACTTAGTTCTGTGGTACAGCATAAATTATATCATAAGCTCACCTCATATTTATTAAGGGAAGAGACTTAAATAGGATCCTTCTGATATCTTTTAAtctctgaagaaatatttttttccaaaacttgtGCTGTAATTAATCTCCTggaaacctgaagaaaaaaaattacaaattactTACAAAGGCTGTTTTCTGGTTCTTAAGCTTCTcaacaaaatgaaggaaaacacaCCCCTATTTATAAATATCACCTTACGgcaatttttaaatgtcactgtaacaccatttatttttgcaataaagTCCCATTTGTtgtgttaaaataaaatcctataAACACATACTCTAAATATGAGCAAATTCTGAACTACAGAACACTGACTTAAGCTTTAAAACACTGTTTACTGTTGGCTAATGAATGCTTACTTCTCCTAACAATTTTGAAAGTACAAACCAAGGAAGGCTAGGTTACAGAAATGCCTGATTAACAATATAAAAAGACATGTTGCAACATTTCTAGTCTAGGGAATCCCCGTAGTAGTTAAGCACAGTATGATTtggaaaagtaattaaatacCTCTAATGTGCTtagtcacaaaaaaaaaaaaaaggtaaaagagtTTTACTTTAAGagttactttaaaaagttaaggacttttaaattattcagtgATATAGTTTCTGGGCTCAGGTGTGTTACTGGACACACCTCGAACACTTGTGAATTTCAGACAAGCTAATCATCTACACTGGGAAATTTGGccatccatttaaaaataattaactcaAAATAGAAATGCCAAAATCTAcaaatactattaaaaattCTTGGCTCCTAGATGTGAAATCTGCTTACCTCAGCTGCCAAGAGGTAGTTGCACAGTGCAAACTGTGTACTTACCTAGTTGtggaagatttctttttctcacacCCTACATTTTGTGTGGGTGTATTACAACAAACACTGTGGTCAAAAAGATCTTTTTATGCAACTGACTTCAGAACAAGGTTTAAAAGTACAAGTTTAAATCCTCATGTCTCTGCTACCTATTTCAGCATAAGTTGTTAAACTACAGGCAATGGAGTGTTTGGGCCCCTTATAAAAGCTACCAATGTGTTTCTTATCTTTAAGAATAGTTTTCTATGCTTAAATGTGTCTTCTGTTATGTTGCAGGAGGCCAAATGTGCATATATCATCATCATCATGGCTGTGTACTGGTGCACTGAAGTGATCCCACTGGCTGTTACCTCCCTCATGCCTGTGgtatttttccctctgcttggAGTTCAAAGCTCTAAATCAGTAAGGAACTTGCTCAATCCGGATCTGATACAGGGATATCCAATGCTCTGATCCCCCACCAATATTTAGCAAACAAGTCCGATAGGAAAGCACTCCAGTTCTGTGGTGCTGGTTTTGAACACATTGAGCAGTGTTCAGGGTTCCTGTATGGGAAGATGCTGAACTAAATACACATTTGCCCAAGGTGTTAAGAGTGTGGAGCTTGGAGTTGTAGAGGGGAAGGTCCATTTCTGGGCATGGATCCTGCTGAAGAGCATCCCAGTAGTGCCAGCAGCTTGTGTGTTCATAAACCATCCCATGAGAATGCAGTGCTGACATATCCTCTGGGAAATTTCAAAATGCACGGGACAAACTTCTTCTGACAGGGTAGACAACATGACGCCAACAAGTACACTGTGTCCCCTCCAAAGCTCATTCTGTCTGTTTGTGCTAGTGCTTTAGTCCCAGGGAGAAAGGCTGTACTTAGGTACTGTAGCCCAGGTTCACTACTGGCCAACAAGCTGGTAAGGGCAGGTGTGGTTGCCAAAGgtgctgaaaaatcagttttggaGCTCAGCATTTCTAGTACCTACACAATACCTTGAGCCCTGAACAATGTTTTAGGAAACTGCTGCCATTTTGTACTTTATTAACTCCTCATGATCCAAAAAGAAGGTTCGTGATGCACAAAGAGCCCCTGCATTAGACAGTTCAGCACTTAAACAGGGGATTAAGGGTTCAGGAAACTAGAAGCAGCTCTGAGGCTGCAACTGCCCCTTCTGCCAATGTTGGGGTGGGGCCTGGTGCAGTAAATGGCTTTGAGAGGATGGGAGGCAACATGTACTAGTGAAGCTAGCAAAAGGCAACATTTGGGCCCCTGACCTACCTTCTCTGTCTTTCAGGTGTGCTTGCAGTACCTAAATGACACAAACATGCTCTTCGTTGGAGGGCTGATTGTTGCAATTTCTGTTGAACAGTGGAATCTTCACAAAAGGATTGCGCTGAGGGTCCTGCTCATTCTTGGGGTGAAGCCTGCACTGTAAGAGTATTACATTACTTCGTCCTTGCCTCTGTCAATTTAGCAGAGGCCTAGGGATGGTGTTTAACAGTCAGCAGAGAAGGGAACCTTCAAGAACCTCTTTAGCTGCACTTGTACAGAGTTTCCAGAGGTGAAGTCTGGCAGCAGGAAGAGTTTATTTGCCCTttagccaaaaccagcatctggCTAAATTCTAGATGCTTGCCATTGGGGACAAAGTGATGACAGACTTAATCATGCACAGACTATGAGCTAAATGGCTTTCTGGGATTCCTTCAGtgaaggcagcagagctgtcCTAGAAGGGAATCTGGCCCTGTTTTGTATTACTGGACACTTACACACATCCCTGTCTGGGCTCTACTCTCTAAATTACACTGACTACAAAGCCTAGCagtgtctgttttctttcctttctcctctgcctgtttctctcttttcagcCTCATGCTGGGATTTATGATAGTCACTGCCTTCCTGTCCATGTGGATTAGTAACACAGCCACCACTGCTATGATGGTTCCCATTGTCCAGGCTGTCCTGGATCAAATGGACAACACAGAGTATGATGTGACCATGATGGAACAAGCAACCGGACAAACAAATACAGTGATTGAGCTGGAGGAAAAGAATGCATCAGATCCCACTTCAGTGCATGGTAAGGGCCTACTCAGCAGTGAGTTGATTCTACTGAACGCGCTACGCACAGAGCTCCCTGAGCTAGAAGGAGTTCTCTGTACCTTTTCCAAGGAAAGAGGATGGTAACCTGGCTGAAAATCCCTAAATGCATGACATCTAGGTTTTACAAAATAGCTTCTGATTTTGGTGGCTGCCATTTTGTTATGCTTAATGCTAGATCCCATGCAgattgttattttctttccttcaagtTGGGATCATTCTCCCATAGTTTCCCTAGACTTAACTGCCTGCTCAGGGAAGTGAAAAGCATATCCTGTGGGAAATATCATCCaaccccccccagcatcccactTTCTAAATCTTGTGATTATCAGTGGGGATTCAGCTTCTAAGCCATGTAGGAATGTCTGAAAAATTTTGTGCAAACGCAACCTATTTTCGTTCTGGGGTAATAAATATCTCTGTATTGACCAGATTGTATGTGGAGgtgaggagaagaaagaagaatacTTTAAAACCTACATGGAAAAGAGGAGCTGGTGTCATTTGACTCACAGTAGACAAACTACTCTTTGGAACACTTTAAAGTGTGCTCTTGCCCTAATGCTTGACTCCACAAGGTCCTTCTGTCAATGCTGTGGTTCTGCAGTAGGTTTCACTTGATTTGAACCATGTGCACAAACTGAACCCCTCTGATTTcactgctctgctgtgctgttaCGGAGGGCTATATTATTAGATACCATTAAAGATCAGATCTGTGGtgcctttctctttcagagGAGGAAGGATTGTCTTGGGGATTTTCATGGAGACATGATTTCACTGAATTAGCAAGTTGATCTGCCACAATTCTGTGTGTGACTGTGTGCAAGAAAGAGTGCAAATGTTGGTAGTGCCTGCTGTGTCCCACATTTCAAGCCTTCTGCCTGGGACACATCATGCCCATTTTCTGGCTTACGTGTCCATGGAAGACATAGTGTTGAAGAAGGGTGTTTATATGTGCCAGGCATTGCTCTGTTACGAGATTGACTCGTAACTGCCGTATTTGTTTGGACCGTGGAGGCATAGTTTAGATACAACCATGATCTCTGCTTTTTGGTTGCTTCATTTCTTACCTCACTTGTGAAGGGAGAATGCACTATGATTGTGCAGAGCTCAGACACCCTGTTTATGTAAGATGTGCAAGCCCACAAGAATGCCACTTGGTCACAGAGTGCTCTGTAAGGTTGCTCATTTCTAGCTTCCAAACAGTTGTATTAAAGATAAGTTTGCATATTTGCAAATGCTCTTTTAAATGTTGATTCTTGACTCCCAAAACCAGACTTCTGCTCTAAGACCAGTGATAataattttgctggttttctgtcCACTTAGAAGGATCTGCTTGGCTTTGCTGgctaatttattttaacatgtaGTGACGGTAATAAATGTGTGCAAAAAATACCCTTTGGTATTGTTGAGTTGGTTGTAATTGCCATAAATTCATTGTCCTGCTCTGTTAGCCCAGTCAAACTTCCAAGATTAGACTGTTAGAGAACAATGAACACAGCGGCAAAATGTCATGGTTGATGTAAACTGACCTAACATATTGATCTTAACAGTTATGCCAGGCAAGAATTTgattttgggtggggttttttctgcccATATTCACAGCTGTTAAAGCTAGTTGGGTTCTTACTGTGGTATTGGAATGGTTCCAGTGAGTACAATATCTGGCTGGTGGTAAGCCTCTCTGTGAAACAAGAAATTACTGCGGAGGAACTGTGGCACTGATATGGACAACAGCATCCTTGGATCATGTAGACCGAGATTGTCAACCTCGCTCTTCAGCTCCTCATGAACATGAGTCCAAGGTATTTAGGGACATATCTGTggttttttgaattaaaataaaaggcgTACACAAACTGGAAGCACTGAGCCTGCAGACCCTGTCCTGAACTCTCTGCCTCCCTAATTTTACCTGAGTCAAATTGTGTTCTTTGTGTCTAGTCATAGGCAATGGACAAGTCCCTGATGACCCCGGATcttctgaggaaaagaaaatgaggaagcATATATGTAAGGGAATGACACTTTGTGTATGCTATGCTGCCAGCATTGGAGGAACTGCAACACTCACTGGAACAGGACCAAACATGGTATTGAAAGGCCAGATGAATCAGTAAGTCGTTCTTGCTGTTTCTTATACTATCTTACTGTTTCTGTGACCAACTGACTAGTCTTAGATGACAGTTCCAGTTGCAAACTATAAGCAATAACCAGTTGATGAACTGAGAGTGAGGAACATGTATGAAGTGATGGGCctcatttttctgcttcagccTTTTTTAGGCAGCTATGTGCTGGTTTTATAGGTCTCCTGAGAAACTTAGAAATACTTGCTGGTAATCAGCAGGCAACTGGTTGATCATGAGATACTGGttcttctgcctcctcttttcaACTGAAATGCAGCACATCAGCACATCAGCAGAGGAACTGCAGTGAAGAGCATCACAATGTATGATTAACTCTTCTCATAAGCACACCGAAGAGAGCTAAATATAGCTTAGCCTCTCCTATAATATTATTCCTCCCTGCTGTGGCTGTGGAAACTGTACAGATGCTGTTGTAAAGGAAAGGAGTTATCCACAAAATACTCTCTTTGCTAAACTGAGTTTGGGAATTGATTTAAATGCAACCTAATCTACAGTGGAAATTTTGCAGACTCCACAACAGTCCCTCAACATTGCTTCCTTCTGTTGGGAGTACTTCAGCCTCAGCTGCCACGTTACCCATTGGTTTTAACACCTAGCTGGAAATTTGCTATTGATATTTTTCCTCCAGTAATTACTGGTGGACACAGGGAAGAACACAAATTGCTGTTCTTAAAACACTGGCTTCATTCTTTTAAGCCAGCTAGCAACTTTGTCTTCTATTGAAGTGAGCAGAAGTGCAGCTATTAATTTCAGGAAAGACAATTCTTGCTCTCTTATCAGAATGAacggggaggaagaaagaatgtCCTGTCTTGGGATAAATGAGCAGGCATGTTGGAAGTGAAAAGTACCTAGAATGCGTGGGAGATTTTTCAGCAGCACTTGTCTTACTGAGACCTAAAATATCAACATGAACTCCTATATGCATTCAgacaaaatacagagaaaaccAAGGATCATTTAGGTTCTGCTCTGAAATCCAGGCTGCCTTCCTATTGACTTCAGTTAGGCTATGGATGTTGCCTATGATTACTTGTAATGGTTGTCCTAGATTTACATGTATAATTGTCACTAGCACATATTAAAGGGAGAGTAGATTACTAAATGTTTTGACATTcatacagaaagtatttttcttttcaggttatACCCCAACAATAATGATATTGTGAATTTTGCTTCCTGGTTTGGGTTTGCATTCCCAAACATGATTCTGATGTTGGTACTAGCTTGGCTTTGGCTACAGTGCTCCTTCATGGGACTCAAGTGAGTATTTAACTACACGATAGTGTGTAAATCCCTCAGGTAATGCAGATCAGCTTACTGAGAAATCTGGATAAAACAAATGATCTGACAAGTTATTAATTTTGTAGCAGAGAGCAGTTCCATTTCACAGAAACTTTTGAGGTCTGGAAACCTTTTGTGTTCATGGGAGTTGCACTAAGGCAAAAGCATTATACATTCCTAATGTTCAGAGAgaattgcctttttatttttcaatttcacATCTGAGAATTTCAACCCTAGGAGAGCTAGCATATCTGTTTTGCTACCCTTGATTCAAAACTGAGTTTTTCATCCCAGGTTGCTCCAAATTGGACAGAGACTTACATCCATTCGTGGACCCCATTCTTCTGTGAGAACTGTCATGTCCCCATGAAATACTTTGTTGTCATTTCTTTGTTCCTGGCCTCTGCTGTAGTCTGTGTCTGTCCCCAGTAGTGACAGCTTCAGAGTGGCAAGCATGTTAAATCCTTCTAGTAAGATAATacttacagtattttcttctccctttttcttaaagctttaaaaaaagctggGGCTGTGGAACAGAGAGAACTgctaaagaaaaagctgcataCAACGTGCTGAaggcagaaatgaagaaattaggCCCTATCTCCTATGCTGAATTCAATGTCCTCCTAATGTTTGTTTTGCTAGTTCTCTTGTGGTTTTCCAGACACCCAGGCTTTGTAAAAGGCTGGGCCACCAGGCTCTTCCCAGAAGGAGAAAAGTAAGTTTTTAGGGGTTTTTCATCCTGTACCCTCTTGGTTGTGAATCAGATTCCCTTGCTCTTACATTCCATTTTGAGTGTGGGGTCATTCATTCCACTTTATCTGAATTCACATTTCTGGGCTTGATCGTATCACTTGTGCGTGAGGTCACCGGTTGATCTACTGTTTGACAGTTTGTATTGCAATGAGGGCTGGAGACTGGGACATGAAGCAAGCTGAACCTcctaaaggaagagaaaattctGTAATGCTGGTCTGTCACACTGATGTACACATTAGTATTTTGTTTGTATGAGCGCCAACCAGTTGCAGTGTCATTGGAATACTTGGTAATATCACCTCTAAACAATAGCTTATAACTCACTGGGAAATTGATTTGGTGCTTTGAATGGCTTCTGCGCAGAGTGTCTGTGGCGTGTTAAGCACATAAAATGCACGACAGGACTATCATTCAGGCCATTGCTTTACACATCTTTCTTTGAGATACAACTGTTGAATCTTGGCTTCACCACAGAGAAGGAACCCTGCACCCAGGAGCTGTTCTCATCTGTGACTCTGGTTATTAATGTGTATTGTGGCTAGtttcttttattactgttttttatGTTGTGGCAGGTCTGAGAGACCTCAGTCATGAACTAATGACCCATTTTGCTAATGTATAAGCTCCAAACAGGATGACGAACAGCAGTGATTGCAATGCTGGAAGGCAGCCATCTTCTAGGAGAAAGATGTCTATTTTCTAAGCtatattctcttttcttctttaggtATATCACTgattctgctcctgctgtgttTATTGCCCTGCTACTGTTCATCCTTCCTGCTAATAAACCCAAATTCATAGGCTGGAATCCAAGCATGTCTGACCCTAAACAGACTGaagaaggtatttaaaagaggaaTTGTAACATTTTGAACCAGTTAGCCAGTTCCAGCTAGCATGGCAGAAACATATACTGGATTTGCATGCAGTTCTTCAGGGTAACTCACCTCCCTCACTTCTTGGACAGGGCTGGGGCACAATCCCTGCTCATGTGTATTTTGCTTACCCTGTGCAGGTTTCTCAGTAATATGCATCTGCCTGTTGGGTCTTTCCCTAGTATCTTATAGAACAGGAGACAAAATGTCTTCACTCTCCTAAAACatgttctgcttttcatttctcaCTTCAGAtataaaaaagccatttttatcAGCCCCGCTGCTAGACTGGAATGTGGTTCAGAGGAAGATGCCCTGGAgcattgtgctgctgctgggaggaggtTTTGCTTTGGCTGATGCAAGCGCAGTATGTCCTgacatctgtttttctctgacTCAAAGGCGAACTTCCCTGGTTTGTTATCTAGTTCTGTGTTACTGGGCATGCACCCAAAGCCAAACCCAGTAGAGATGTTCAGATCTGGAGGAAGATCCAAATTAGCAAAAACTGGGAAGAGAGGTGAATGTTTGTGCCTCTTTTTCAGGAATTTGTGTGCTCTGACCAAGTTTCTTCAATTTGTCTTACCTCTTGGAGGCTGCAGAGTAGTTTGGGATCTTCACTTGCTGGTCGGACCAGAAAAGCAGcctttcttatttctgttatCATCCCGATCCCAGCCATGGCTAGAAAAATAGAAGTATAGATAACACTTGTAAGATTTTTCAGAACCATTTGAGATTTGTTTAAAGGATATATGTCTTCAGATTTAAATGAAACCCCTATTGAAGTGGTCAGGAAGAAAATCATTGTGGGTAGATATCTTCCACAATTGTATTGTGGTTTCT
Proteins encoded:
- the SLC13A5 gene encoding LOW QUALITY PROTEIN: Na(+)/citrate cotransporter (The sequence of the model RefSeq protein was modified relative to this genomic sequence to represent the inferred CDS: substituted 1 base at 1 genomic stop codon), with protein sequence MQVLADSPLSARLCAGVKFPLCWSSVLPYHCVNEXKMILPWYHQHLLRVQHLREAKMAPTCLRPLLRYRSFAILFLTPLLLLPLPVAVPTREAKCAYIIIIMAVYWCTEVIPLAVTSLMPVVFFPLLGVQSSKSVCLQYLNDTNMLFVGGLIVAISVEQWNLHKRIALRVLLILGVKPALLMLGFMIVTAFLSMWISNTATTAMMVPIVQAVLDQMDNTEYDVTMMEQATGQTNTVIELEEKNASDPTSVHVIGNGQVPDDPGSSEEKKMRKHICKGMTLCVCYAASIGGTATLTGTGPNMVLKGQMNQLYPNNNDIVNFASWFGFAFPNMILMLVLAWLWLQCSFMGLNFKKSWGCGTERTAKEKAAYNVLKAEMKKLGPISYAEFNVLLMFVLLVLLWFSRHPGFVKGWATRLFPEGEKYITDSAPAVFIALLLFILPANKPKFIGWNPSMSDPKQTEEDIKKPFLSAPLLDWNVVQRKMPWSIVLLLGGGFALADASANSGLSAWLGHQMTPLGSIPPWAIATVLSLIIAVFTECTSNVATATLFLPVFSSMAASVKIHPLYVMLPGTLSASFAFMLPVATPPNAIVFSYGHIRVLDMVRSGIVMNIIGVFCVTLAINTWGRPMFQLDTFPTWANSTTNQ